In one Solanum lycopersicum chromosome 11, SLM_r2.1 genomic region, the following are encoded:
- the LeSUT1 gene encoding sucrose transport protein (The RefSeq protein has 1 substitution compared to this genomic sequence): MENGTKGKLTVSSSLQIEQPLPPSKLWKIIVVASIAAGVQFGWALQLSLLTPYVQLLGIPHRFASFIWLCGPISGMIVQPVVGYYSDNCSSRFGRRRPFIAAGAALVTIAVFLIGFAADLGHASGDPLGKGSKPRAIAVFVVGFWILDVANNMLQGPCRALLADLSGGKSGRMRTANAFFSFFMAVGNILGYAAGSYSRLFKVFPFSKTKACDMYCANLKSCFFIAIFLLLSLTTLALTLVRENELPEKEELEIDEKLSGAGKSKVPFFGEIFGALKSLPRPMWILLLVTCLNWIAWFPFFLYDTDWMAKEVFGGQVGDAKLYDLGVRAGALGLLLQSVVLGFMSLGVEFLGKKIGGAKRLWGILNFVLAICLAMTILVTKMAEKSRRHDAAGTLMGPTPGVKIGALLLFAALGIPLAVTFSIPFALASIFSSNAGSGQGLSLGVLNLAIVVPQMLVSLVGGPWDDLFGGGNLPGFVVGAVAAAASGVLALTMLPSPPADAKPAVAMGGFH; encoded by the exons atggagaatggTACAAAAGGGAAACTTACAGTTTCATCTTCTCTACAAATTGAACAGCCTTTACCACCATCAAAGCTATGGAAAATTATAGTTGTAGCTTCCATAGCTGCTGGTGTTCAATTTGGTTGGGCTCTTCAGCTCTCTTTGCTTACACCTTACGTTCAATTACTCGGTATTCCTCATCGATTTGCCTCTTTTATTTGGCTTTGTGGACCCATTTCTGGTATGATTGTTCAACCAGTGGTCGGTTACTACAGTGATAATTGCTCCTCACGTTTCGGTCGTCGCCGACCCTTCATTGCCGCCGGAGCTGCACTGGTTACCATTGCCGTTTTTCTGATCGGATTCGCCGCCGACCTTGGTCATGCCTCCGGTGACCCTCTCGGAAAAGGATCTAAACCACGAGCGATTGCTGTATTCGTCGTCGGCTTTTGGATCCTTGATGTTGCTAACAACATGTTACAG GGCCCATGCAGAGCACTACTGGCTGATCTCTCCGGCGGAAAATCCGGCAGGATGAGAACAGCAAAtgcatttttctcatttttcatgGCCGTCGGAAACATTCTGGGGTACGCCGCCGGTTCATATTCTCGCCTATTCAAAGTATTCCCCTTCTCAAAAACCAAAGCCTGCGATATGTACTGTGCAAATCTGAAGAGTTGTTTCTTCATCGCTATATTCCTTTTACTCAGTTTAACAACTTTAGCCTTAACTTTAGTCCGTGAAAACGAACTCCCGGAGAAAGAAGAGCTAGAAATCGACGAGAAATTATCCGGTGCCGGAAAATCGAAAGTACCGTTTTTCGGTGAAATTTTTGGGGCTTTGAAAGATTTACCTAGACCCATGTGGATTCTTCTATTAGTAACCTGTTTGAACTGGATTGCGTGGTTTCCCTTTTTCTTATACGACACAGATTGGATGGCTAAGGAGGTTTTCGGTGGACAAGTCGGTGATGCGAAACTGTACGATTTGGGTGTACGCGCTGGTGCATTAGGATTACTGTTGCAATCTGTTGTTCTAGGGTTTATGTCACTTGGGGTTGAATTTTTAGGGAAGAAGATCGGTGGTGCTAAGAGACTATGGGGGATTTTGAACTTCGTTTTAGCTATTTGCTTAGCTATGACTATTTTGGTAACCAAAATGGCCGAGAAATCTCGCCGGCACGACGCCGCCGGTACACTCATGGGCCCGACGCCTGGTGTTAAAATCGGTGCCTTGCTTCTCTTTGCCGCCCTTGGTATTCCTCTTGCG gTAACTTTTAGTATTCCATTTGCTTTGGCATCTATATTTTCTAGTAATGCTGGTTCAGGACAAGGTTTGTCACTAGGAGTGCTCAATCTTGCAATTGTTGTACCACAG aTGTTGGTGTCACTAGTAGGAGGGCCCTGGGATGATTTGTTTGGAGGAGGAAACTTGCCTGGATTTGTAGTTGGAGCAGTTGCAGCTGCCGCGAGCGGTGTTTTAGCACTCACAATGTTGCCATCACCACCTGCTGATGCTAAACCAGCAGTCGCCATGGGCGGtttccattaa